The proteins below are encoded in one region of Deltaproteobacteria bacterium:
- a CDS encoding DUF2203 family protein → MATRFFSLREANALLSTLQDEFTRARQLRDDLMGVQQKLQEAGRGIDGPDVQIDPEAPVAVQRLQGRAVQIIGKLRDILRDVAELGVEVKAADGLVDFRSRLHGRTVLLCWKYGEDRVGFFHELDAGFSGRRPLPADGDFIGDLLQ, encoded by the coding sequence ATGGCAACCCGCTTCTTCTCGCTGCGCGAGGCCAACGCGCTGTTGTCCACGCTACAGGACGAGTTCACCCGCGCGCGCCAGCTTCGCGACGATCTCATGGGCGTGCAGCAGAAGCTGCAGGAGGCGGGGCGCGGCATCGACGGTCCCGACGTGCAGATCGATCCCGAGGCGCCAGTGGCCGTGCAGCGCCTGCAGGGTCGCGCCGTCCAGATCATCGGCAAGCTGCGCGACATCCTCCGCGACGTGGCCGAGCTGGGCGTGGAAGTGAAGGCCGCAGACGGATTGGTGGACTTCCGCAGCCGGCTGCACGGTCGTACCGTCCTCCTCTGCTGGAAGTACGGCGAGGACCGGGTCGGGTTCTTTCACGAGCTGGACGCCGGCTTCTCCGGGCGCCGTCCTTTGCCGGCGGACGGCGACTTCATCGGCGACCTGCTGCAGTAG
- a CDS encoding bifunctional (p)ppGpp synthetase/guanosine-3',5'-bis(diphosphate) 3'-pyrophosphohydrolase: MIRLNDILEKVSAYHPDADVDLVKKAYVYSAKVHQGQVRKSGEPYLVHPLEVAGLLADLKLDEASIVAGLLHDTIEDTLAKPEEIRELFGTEVLDLVEGVTKLGTFQSSQAVSIEEKQAENFRKMLVAMAKDIRVILVKLADRTHNMRTLEHMRPDAQQRIAQETLDIYAPLANRLGIQWIKIELEDLAFKYLKPGEYADVETQLAQSQKDRQRFIADVVELLKTKLQEAGLDAEVHGRPKHVYSIWKKMRKNGLSSVTQLHDVVAFRLLLKTVPACYEALGLIHSLWKPVPGRFKDYIAIPKPNMYQSLHTTVIGPTGERIEIQMRTEEMHRIAEEGIAAHWAYKEGKTGGKDEQKFAWLRQLMEWQQDLKDPREFLETVKVDLFQDEVFVFTPKGDVKSLPLGSTPVDLAYAVHSEVGAHCVGAKVNGKIVPLRYKLKNGDSVEILTSPNARPNKDWLSFVKTSRAQAKIRNFIKTQQRERSIDIGRDLLEREFKRFDLNFTKIAKTPVFLKAANEMGHSRADDLVSAVGYGKLSPTNVLHKLYPQEKLKPAEKIDSEGNGATSALSQLFRRVAQRTRTSGGVRIGGVDDVLVRYGKCCAPVPGDPIVGFITRGRGVTVHVQGCRKAMETDPERRVEVTWDVHGEFKRVVNLKVMSDDRKGLLARMSETFAEVGVNIVQANARANGDGAVSTFEVEIADVKQLNDVLRAIGQIPGVHSVERV; the protein is encoded by the coding sequence ATGATTCGCCTCAATGACATCCTGGAAAAGGTCAGCGCGTACCACCCGGACGCAGACGTCGATCTCGTCAAGAAGGCCTACGTCTACTCGGCGAAGGTCCATCAAGGACAGGTCCGCAAATCAGGCGAGCCCTACCTCGTCCACCCTTTGGAAGTCGCGGGCCTGCTGGCCGATCTGAAGCTGGATGAAGCCAGCATCGTCGCCGGGCTGTTGCACGACACCATCGAGGACACGCTGGCGAAGCCGGAGGAGATCCGGGAGCTCTTCGGAACGGAAGTGCTCGACCTCGTCGAAGGCGTCACCAAGCTCGGCACATTCCAGTCCTCGCAGGCCGTCAGCATCGAGGAGAAGCAGGCGGAGAACTTCCGCAAGATGCTGGTGGCGATGGCCAAGGACATCCGGGTCATCCTGGTGAAGCTGGCCGACCGTACCCACAACATGCGCACCCTCGAGCACATGCGCCCCGACGCGCAGCAGCGCATCGCGCAGGAGACGCTCGACATCTACGCGCCGCTGGCGAACCGGCTCGGCATCCAGTGGATCAAGATCGAGCTCGAGGACCTGGCCTTCAAGTACCTGAAACCGGGCGAGTACGCCGACGTGGAGACGCAGCTCGCCCAGAGCCAGAAGGACCGCCAGCGTTTCATCGCCGACGTCGTCGAGCTGCTCAAGACCAAGCTGCAGGAGGCGGGCCTCGACGCCGAGGTGCACGGCCGGCCCAAGCACGTCTACAGCATCTGGAAGAAGATGCGGAAGAACGGGCTCTCGTCGGTGACCCAGCTCCATGACGTGGTCGCGTTCCGGCTCCTCCTCAAGACGGTGCCCGCCTGCTACGAGGCGTTGGGGCTCATCCACTCGCTCTGGAAGCCGGTTCCGGGACGGTTCAAGGACTACATCGCCATCCCCAAGCCGAACATGTACCAGTCGCTGCACACCACGGTGATTGGCCCCACCGGCGAGCGCATCGAGATCCAGATGCGCACCGAGGAGATGCACCGCATCGCCGAGGAAGGAATCGCAGCCCACTGGGCCTACAAGGAAGGGAAGACGGGCGGCAAGGACGAGCAGAAGTTCGCCTGGCTGCGCCAGCTCATGGAGTGGCAGCAGGACCTCAAGGACCCGCGCGAGTTCCTGGAGACGGTCAAGGTGGACCTGTTCCAGGACGAGGTCTTCGTCTTCACTCCCAAGGGCGACGTGAAGAGCCTCCCGCTCGGGTCGACGCCGGTGGATCTGGCGTACGCCGTCCACTCGGAGGTAGGCGCGCACTGCGTGGGCGCCAAGGTCAACGGCAAGATCGTGCCGCTGCGCTACAAGCTGAAGAACGGCGACAGCGTCGAGATCCTCACCAGCCCCAACGCCCGCCCGAACAAGGACTGGCTCAGCTTCGTCAAGACCAGCCGGGCGCAGGCGAAGATCCGCAACTTCATCAAGACCCAGCAGCGGGAGCGGAGCATCGACATCGGCCGCGATCTGCTGGAGCGGGAGTTCAAGCGCTTCGACCTGAACTTCACCAAGATCGCGAAGACCCCGGTCTTCCTCAAGGCCGCGAACGAGATGGGGCACTCGCGCGCCGACGACCTGGTCAGCGCGGTCGGCTACGGAAAGCTCTCTCCCACCAACGTGCTCCACAAGCTCTATCCGCAGGAGAAGCTGAAGCCCGCGGAGAAGATCGACAGCGAGGGGAACGGCGCGACCAGTGCCCTCTCCCAGCTCTTCCGCCGCGTCGCCCAGCGCACGCGCACCAGCGGGGGGGTGCGCATCGGCGGCGTCGACGACGTGCTGGTCCGGTACGGCAAGTGCTGCGCGCCGGTGCCGGGAGACCCGATCGTCGGCTTCATCACCCGCGGGCGCGGCGTCACCGTGCACGTGCAGGGGTGCCGCAAGGCCATGGAGACGGACCCCGAGCGCCGGGTCGAAGTCACCTGGGACGTCCACGGGGAGTTCAAGCGGGTCGTGAATCTCAAGGTGATGAGCGACGACCGCAAGGGGCTGCTCGCTCGCATGAGCGAGACGTTCGCGGAAGTCGGCGTCAACATCGTGCAGGCCAATGCCCGGGCCAACGGAGACGGAGCGGTGAGCACGTTCGAGGTGGAGATCGCCGACGTGAAGCAGCTCAACGACGTCCTGCGCGCCATCGGGCAGATCCCCGGTGTGCACTCCGTGGAGAGGGTATGA
- a CDS encoding endonuclease MutS2, whose translation MLGTINEKALQELGWPRLCAELASRSRTPMGRERAQSLLPHSDPDVARQQLALVEEARLLRRHDRELPLADAVDVRPSLGRAAREGTLEPSELLQVARLIRAGDSARRFCFSQADRAPLHFERAQELSELVPLAQELERAFDPAGKLLDTASALLAELRERARGLHRAIKQRIEEMLKDENVVAMLRDLYYSVRGDRYVLPVRAEHRSHLPGIVHNASNSGQTLFVEPQQLVELGNQLTIAEAGALEEEQRILHELSGAVGRRAPALEHDVETIAVLDEAAAGGRLADDLEAGAPELGGDRFDLRKARHPLLVLQRKSAGVVANDIALPAPAQALIVSGPNAGGKTVTITGVGLCALMARAGLPIPAEAGSRMPLYRTVYTAIGDEGDLSRDLSTFTAHLSALKWILEAAGPGTLALIDEIAADTDPREGAAIAVAALEKLVAAGAQVLITTHLEELKALALADPRFAPASVGFDVDRLAPTYRLRLGEVGASSAIEIARRVGLSEDVCARAREILGSGASVVSQAVERLEKERAETARLRGKLESAREDLARERAAVQRERERLRELEQETRTGARRELIDDLRRKREEVATLVAQLQAAPAMAQAVETQRSIESAVATEEREQAQASEPQAAAETAIAVGARVKHVRLGTEGVVMEVQDGSATVQMGALRSKVPVQDLVPIARKVRQAGFRKSKAERMQRAEQARPAAVQVRVPMVDLRGMRVDEALRTVELELDRATRAGEERVHVLHGHGSGALKSAVREHLQRSPYVAKARAAEQHEGGDGVTVVELA comes from the coding sequence ATGCTGGGGACGATCAACGAAAAGGCGTTGCAGGAGCTGGGTTGGCCGCGGCTGTGCGCGGAGCTGGCTTCCCGCTCGCGCACGCCGATGGGGCGCGAACGGGCACAATCGCTCCTGCCCCACTCCGATCCGGACGTAGCCCGGCAGCAGCTCGCGCTGGTCGAAGAGGCACGCCTGCTCCGGAGGCACGACCGCGAGCTGCCGCTCGCCGATGCGGTCGACGTGCGGCCGTCGCTTGGCCGTGCGGCGCGCGAAGGCACCCTGGAACCTTCGGAGCTGTTGCAGGTGGCGCGGCTGATCCGAGCAGGCGATTCGGCGCGCAGGTTCTGCTTCTCCCAGGCCGATCGCGCGCCGCTCCATTTCGAGCGCGCGCAGGAGCTCTCCGAGCTGGTACCACTGGCTCAGGAGCTGGAGCGCGCATTCGACCCCGCGGGCAAGCTGCTCGACACCGCGAGCGCGCTGCTCGCGGAGTTGCGGGAGCGGGCCCGCGGGCTCCACCGCGCGATCAAGCAGCGCATCGAGGAGATGCTGAAGGACGAGAACGTGGTGGCGATGCTGCGCGACCTGTACTACTCGGTGCGCGGCGACCGCTACGTGCTCCCGGTGCGAGCGGAGCATCGATCGCACCTGCCCGGGATCGTCCACAACGCGTCGAATTCGGGACAGACGCTGTTCGTCGAGCCGCAGCAGCTCGTCGAGCTCGGAAACCAGCTCACCATCGCCGAGGCGGGCGCGCTGGAGGAGGAGCAGCGGATCCTGCACGAGCTCTCCGGAGCCGTCGGACGCCGCGCTCCCGCGCTGGAGCACGACGTCGAAACCATCGCGGTCCTCGACGAGGCAGCCGCGGGCGGACGGCTCGCCGACGACCTGGAAGCTGGCGCGCCGGAGCTGGGCGGCGATCGCTTCGATCTGCGCAAGGCCCGTCATCCGCTGCTCGTGCTGCAGCGCAAGTCCGCTGGCGTCGTGGCAAACGACATCGCCCTGCCCGCTCCGGCCCAGGCGCTGATCGTCAGCGGCCCGAACGCGGGCGGAAAGACCGTGACCATCACCGGGGTGGGGCTCTGCGCGCTGATGGCGCGCGCGGGCCTGCCCATTCCCGCGGAGGCAGGCTCGCGGATGCCGCTGTACCGCACGGTGTACACGGCCATCGGCGACGAGGGCGATCTGTCGCGGGACCTCTCCACGTTCACGGCGCACCTGTCCGCCCTGAAGTGGATCCTGGAGGCGGCCGGCCCGGGGACGCTGGCGTTGATCGACGAGATCGCCGCGGACACCGATCCGCGCGAAGGCGCGGCCATCGCGGTGGCGGCGCTGGAGAAGCTGGTCGCGGCGGGAGCGCAAGTGCTCATCACCACGCACCTCGAGGAGCTCAAGGCGCTCGCGCTCGCCGATCCGCGCTTCGCTCCTGCCAGCGTGGGGTTCGACGTCGATCGGCTCGCACCGACATACCGGCTGCGGCTCGGCGAAGTGGGCGCGTCGTCGGCGATCGAGATCGCACGGCGCGTCGGACTGTCGGAGGACGTCTGCGCCCGCGCGCGGGAGATCCTGGGGAGCGGCGCCTCCGTGGTTTCCCAGGCAGTGGAGCGGCTGGAGAAGGAGCGCGCGGAGACGGCGCGGCTGCGGGGGAAGCTGGAATCCGCGCGGGAGGACCTTGCTCGTGAGCGCGCCGCGGTGCAGCGCGAGCGCGAGCGCCTGCGCGAGCTGGAGCAGGAGACGCGGACCGGAGCGCGCCGCGAGCTGATCGATGACTTGCGGCGGAAGCGCGAGGAAGTGGCGACCCTGGTCGCGCAGCTCCAGGCGGCGCCGGCGATGGCGCAGGCGGTGGAGACGCAGCGCTCCATCGAGAGCGCCGTGGCGACGGAGGAGCGCGAGCAGGCGCAGGCTTCGGAGCCACAGGCCGCTGCGGAGACGGCGATCGCGGTGGGCGCCCGCGTCAAGCACGTGCGGCTCGGGACGGAGGGCGTGGTGATGGAGGTACAGGACGGGAGCGCGACGGTCCAGATGGGCGCGCTGCGGAGCAAGGTGCCCGTGCAGGACCTGGTTCCCATCGCGCGCAAGGTGCGGCAGGCGGGCTTCCGCAAGAGCAAGGCGGAGCGGATGCAGCGCGCGGAGCAGGCGCGTCCGGCGGCGGTGCAGGTGCGCGTGCCCATGGTGGATCTGCGGGGGATGCGCGTCGACGAGGCGCTGCGGACCGTGGAGTTGGAGCTGGACCGAGCGACCCGTGCGGGAGAGGAGCGCGTGCACGTGCTGC
- a CDS encoding serine/threonine protein kinase, with the protein MPRASARWWEGSCHSSPLRRTGRNPRPSRCARRSGGIPCDRFYDAPGRRVKARSGGAFFEVWSNAGTCEIVDLGGLLPAKDPSGAACPQCARALPPGAAKVCVYCGALLPAVPAASVAGLGFRDRFARDALIGQTVGGRFQIEELVGQGGMGKIYRARHLALDRLVCLKVLKPALLKDPTIVGRFEREALAASRLNHPNSIQVLDFGRNETNGAFYIVMEHVQGKDLRAVLRDEWPVPEERLCQIMAQVLAALAEAHAHNVIHRDLKPENVMLEQRRNQADFVKVLDFGIAKILDSDLPPLTRSDVVCGTPQYMAPEQATGARLDGRCDLYAVGIMLYQLATGHLPFDGASAMDVLTRQVHEPPVPPRKKQPNAPISAAMEALILRVLSKDPALRPQTAEEFRQLLLAIPARNDAGRRQGTDTATPARGTLPRAAAELVAADARSAPRWLWWSIAGAAAAVATVVLLRTFG; encoded by the coding sequence ATGCCGCGGGCTTCTGCGCGATGGTGGGAAGGCTCGTGTCACTCATCGCCGCTCCGCAGGACAGGCAGGAACCCACGTCCGTCTCGTTGTGCGCGCCGCAGCGGGGGCATTCCATGCGATCGGTTCTATGACGCTCCCGGAAGAAGGGTCAAGGCGCGTTCCGGAGGCGCCTTTTTCGAAGTTTGGTCGAACGCCGGGACCTGTGAGATCGTCGATTTGGGAGGCCTGTTGCCCGCGAAGGATCCGAGCGGCGCCGCGTGCCCGCAATGTGCTCGCGCGCTGCCGCCAGGCGCCGCGAAGGTCTGCGTGTACTGCGGCGCGTTGCTGCCTGCCGTCCCCGCGGCCTCGGTTGCAGGACTCGGATTCCGGGACCGGTTCGCGCGCGATGCGCTGATCGGCCAGACGGTCGGTGGAAGGTTCCAGATCGAGGAGCTCGTCGGCCAAGGTGGAATGGGCAAGATCTACCGCGCCCGCCACCTCGCCCTGGACCGGCTGGTCTGCTTGAAGGTGCTCAAGCCCGCGCTGCTGAAGGACCCTACCATCGTCGGCCGCTTCGAGCGCGAGGCCTTGGCGGCGAGCCGGCTCAACCACCCGAACAGCATCCAGGTCCTCGACTTCGGCCGCAACGAGACTAACGGCGCTTTCTACATCGTCATGGAGCACGTCCAGGGGAAGGACCTTCGCGCGGTTCTCCGCGACGAGTGGCCGGTTCCGGAGGAGCGCCTCTGCCAGATCATGGCGCAGGTCCTGGCCGCTCTCGCGGAAGCGCACGCGCACAACGTCATCCACCGCGACCTCAAGCCCGAGAACGTGATGCTGGAGCAGCGGCGCAACCAGGCGGACTTCGTCAAGGTCCTGGACTTCGGCATCGCGAAGATCCTCGACAGCGACCTGCCGCCCCTGACGCGTTCCGACGTGGTCTGCGGGACTCCGCAGTACATGGCGCCCGAACAGGCCACCGGAGCCCGCCTCGACGGGCGCTGCGATCTCTACGCGGTCGGGATCATGCTCTATCAACTCGCGACGGGACACCTGCCTTTCGATGGCGCGAGCGCGATGGATGTCCTCACCCGTCAGGTCCACGAGCCTCCGGTGCCGCCGCGCAAGAAGCAGCCGAACGCGCCCATCTCCGCGGCAATGGAGGCCCTCATCCTGCGGGTGCTGTCGAAGGATCCGGCCCTGCGGCCGCAGACCGCCGAGGAGTTCCGCCAGCTGCTCCTCGCCATTCCGGCCCGCAACGACGCCGGGCGCCGCCAAGGCACGGATACCGCGACGCCGGCGCGAGGCACTCTTCCCCGGGCGGCAGCGGAGCTTGTCGCCGCGGATGCCAGGTCGGCGCCAAGGTGGTTGTGGTGGTCGATCGCCGGAGCAGCGGCCGCGGTGGCCACCGTGGTCCTGCTGCGTACCTTCGGCTAG
- a CDS encoding RidA family protein, whose protein sequence is MPNGIVITDKAPKAIGPYSQAVIAGDLIFTSGQIALDPNTQQMVQGDIRAQTERVMDNLAAVLDGAGAGFENVVKATIFVVDLADFATVNEIYGKRFPRSPPARSTVQVAALPKGARVEIELIARS, encoded by the coding sequence ATGCCGAACGGAATCGTGATCACGGACAAGGCACCCAAGGCGATCGGCCCCTACTCGCAGGCGGTGATCGCGGGCGACCTGATCTTCACCAGCGGCCAGATCGCCCTCGACCCCAATACCCAGCAGATGGTGCAGGGCGACATCCGTGCCCAGACCGAGCGGGTGATGGACAACCTGGCGGCGGTGCTCGACGGAGCTGGCGCCGGCTTCGAGAACGTGGTGAAGGCGACCATCTTCGTCGTCGATCTCGCCGATTTCGCCACTGTGAACGAGATCTACGGCAAGCGCTTTCCCCGCAGCCCGCCGGCGCGCAGCACCGTGCAGGTGGCGGCGCTTCCCAAGGGGGCGCGGGTGGAGATCGAGCTGATCGCGCGGAGTTAA
- a CDS encoding sigma-70 family RNA polymerase sigma factor, translated as MALATNRAARELPAPPVRPHLTLLDGRVQDSALVGRVLAGGPRCKAAEEELYRRYRPAVSRLAASFSELDADEADDVVQEAFVRGFRALVSLKDRDRFAAWLFTIARNRARSYLTSRATHAKAAEEATREAHLLEDHVPAASHVLEKEAELRAVREVIDGLREGPEKETVRLFYLEGTLSAREIAMRMGVGKSAVTMRLERFRAKIKAQLSERLAG; from the coding sequence ATGGCCCTTGCCACGAACCGAGCGGCTCGAGAGCTCCCCGCCCCTCCCGTCCGCCCACACCTGACGCTCCTCGACGGGCGCGTGCAGGACTCCGCGCTGGTCGGCCGCGTCCTCGCCGGTGGCCCGCGGTGCAAGGCGGCCGAGGAGGAGCTCTACCGCCGCTACCGTCCCGCCGTATCGCGCCTTGCCGCCAGCTTTTCCGAGCTGGACGCGGACGAGGCGGACGACGTCGTGCAGGAGGCGTTCGTCCGCGGCTTCCGCGCGCTCGTTTCCCTCAAGGACCGCGACCGCTTCGCCGCATGGTTGTTCACCATCGCCCGCAACCGCGCGCGCAGCTATCTCACCTCCCGTGCCACGCACGCCAAGGCCGCGGAAGAAGCGACGCGCGAGGCGCACCTCCTCGAGGACCACGTCCCCGCCGCCTCCCATGTGCTGGAGAAGGAGGCAGAGCTGCGCGCCGTCCGGGAAGTGATCGACGGGCTGCGGGAAGGCCCGGAGAAGGAGACGGTGCGCCTCTTCTACCTGGAGGGAACGCTGTCGGCGCGCGAGATCGCGATGCGGATGGGCGTCGGCAAGAGCGCGGTCACCATGCGGCTGGAGCGGTTCCGGGCGAAGATCAAAGCACAGTTGTCGGAGCGGCTGGCCGGGTGA
- a CDS encoding FHA domain-containing protein, with product MECPRCGAHNETDVGSCLSCGAAMSDTSLPTIAQKPAASGPAAGKVGSPRLAQGAPPKQCPNCMTLNAATFKFCARCGTPLGATAAPGAKPGAPAASKPPPAPARAPAASKSPPPPPSKPATSARPVPPPPPKPVTGQARPASPPKPAAPVRPRARVSAIARDGSRSADFVLIKDETRVGRDVEVNEVRLDKDPFIAPLHAVFRFEGPQLVVQDSGTPNGVFLWLKERTLESGDELRIGRQRLRVEWMPDEPEQLADQPVWGSPNPGYVARVVQLLEGGGEGDVYPLKAGNNLVGRGAGDVSFPHDGYVSSKHATITVGEGSLAVKDLGSANGTFVRVNGQAAVTAGDLLLVGEQILRIDPA from the coding sequence ATGGAATGCCCCCGCTGCGGCGCGCACAACGAGACGGACGTGGGTTCCTGCCTGTCCTGCGGAGCGGCGATGAGTGACACGAGCCTTCCCACCATCGCGCAGAAGCCCGCGGCATCCGGGCCGGCCGCCGGGAAAGTCGGCTCGCCGCGCCTCGCGCAGGGTGCGCCGCCCAAGCAGTGCCCGAACTGCATGACGCTGAACGCGGCGACCTTCAAGTTCTGCGCCCGCTGCGGAACGCCGCTGGGCGCCACGGCGGCGCCAGGGGCAAAGCCAGGAGCGCCGGCAGCTTCCAAGCCTCCACCGGCACCCGCCCGCGCCCCGGCCGCATCGAAGTCTCCGCCTCCGCCGCCGTCGAAGCCGGCCACCTCGGCGCGTCCGGTGCCTCCCCCGCCGCCGAAGCCCGTCACCGGCCAGGCCCGGCCTGCGTCGCCTCCGAAGCCTGCGGCCCCGGTGCGACCCCGCGCCCGGGTCTCCGCGATCGCGCGCGACGGCAGCCGCAGCGCCGATTTCGTTCTCATCAAGGACGAGACGAGGGTAGGCCGCGACGTCGAGGTGAACGAGGTCAGGCTCGACAAGGACCCCTTCATCGCCCCGCTGCACGCCGTCTTCCGCTTCGAGGGGCCCCAGCTGGTGGTGCAGGACTCGGGCACTCCGAACGGCGTCTTCCTCTGGCTGAAGGAGCGGACGCTGGAGTCCGGAGACGAGCTGCGCATCGGCCGGCAGCGGCTGCGTGTGGAGTGGATGCCCGACGAGCCCGAGCAGCTCGCGGATCAGCCGGTCTGGGGGAGCCCGAATCCCGGGTACGTCGCGCGCGTGGTGCAGCTCCTCGAGGGCGGCGGTGAAGGCGACGTCTATCCTCTCAAGGCCGGCAACAACCTGGTCGGGCGCGGCGCCGGCGACGTCAGCTTCCCGCACGACGGATACGTCTCGAGCAAGCACGCGACGATCACGGTCGGGGAGGGGTCGCTGGCGGTCAAGGACCTGGGCAGCGCCAATGGCACGTTCGTGCGCGTGAACGGACAGGCAGCGGTGACCGCGGGGGACCTTCTGCTGGTGGGCGAGCAGATCCTGCGGATCGACCCCGCCTGA
- a CDS encoding FHA domain-containing protein gives MVTCPACGKENEDSAYECKRCRAPLREEEPQAELAASRSLGDVCRRCEAYNEPGVTVCTNCGLPLFAESGQPPDTTPPSGFTPPTQVPETLSEELRALAISDEEAAEAGLTLATRNGNPSDKTPPEPFAVSRLAPPGPAARPRVGEGVPGAAAGPAPARRPPPAPPSPSSRMEPPPEALAIAAALPANKPCTSCGARNPPAAKFCFDCGTPFAKKASSAPPPPSIEIAADLGAETFEDATMQSAPVPAEEPVPAESVAEPIPEEQPPPFAAKLVLETADGNGTEFTLGHLENSLGGSAAHVELGEDPHVAPHAATVAFVDERLVLRDEGSANGVYVKVREPAPLEPGDLFIAGERLLRYDGPVDVSRAPAGDPPLLGAPRPGEALYRVTEVLLGAKTGRTCHRAPPAVSIGRTGCDMNFGDDPLLAARHAEVRLAEDGAATLVDLGEGASGVFLRIRAQQPVELQAGDVVRIGDQRLRVEVG, from the coding sequence ATGGTTACCTGTCCGGCGTGCGGCAAGGAGAACGAAGACTCCGCCTACGAGTGCAAGCGATGCCGGGCGCCGCTGCGGGAGGAGGAGCCGCAAGCCGAGCTTGCCGCGTCGCGGTCGCTGGGCGATGTCTGCCGCCGCTGCGAGGCCTACAACGAGCCCGGCGTGACCGTGTGCACGAACTGCGGCTTGCCGCTCTTCGCCGAATCCGGGCAGCCGCCGGACACGACACCTCCCTCCGGCTTCACGCCTCCCACCCAGGTTCCCGAGACGCTCTCCGAGGAGCTGCGCGCCCTCGCCATCTCCGACGAAGAGGCCGCCGAGGCAGGATTGACTCTCGCTACCCGCAACGGTAACCCGTCCGACAAGACCCCGCCGGAGCCGTTCGCCGTGTCCAGGCTCGCTCCTCCAGGACCGGCTGCCCGTCCCCGCGTCGGGGAAGGCGTTCCAGGTGCCGCCGCAGGTCCCGCACCCGCCCGAAGGCCGCCGCCCGCGCCTCCGTCGCCGTCGAGCAGGATGGAGCCTCCGCCGGAAGCCTTGGCGATTGCCGCGGCGCTGCCGGCGAACAAGCCCTGTACGAGCTGCGGGGCGCGCAACCCGCCCGCCGCGAAGTTCTGTTTCGACTGCGGAACCCCGTTCGCGAAGAAGGCATCCTCCGCCCCGCCTCCGCCGTCGATCGAGATCGCGGCGGATCTGGGGGCCGAGACGTTCGAGGACGCCACGATGCAGAGCGCCCCGGTGCCCGCGGAGGAGCCGGTGCCGGCGGAATCGGTGGCAGAACCCATTCCCGAAGAGCAACCGCCTCCGTTTGCCGCGAAGCTGGTCCTGGAGACGGCCGACGGGAACGGAACCGAATTCACTCTTGGCCACCTGGAGAACAGCCTCGGAGGGTCTGCCGCGCACGTCGAATTGGGCGAGGACCCGCATGTCGCTCCGCATGCTGCGACGGTCGCTTTCGTCGACGAGCGGCTGGTGCTCCGCGACGAGGGGAGCGCGAACGGCGTGTACGTCAAGGTACGCGAGCCCGCCCCGCTCGAACCGGGGGATCTCTTCATCGCCGGCGAACGGCTTCTCCGCTACGACGGCCCCGTCGACGTTTCCCGGGCGCCGGCAGGCGACCCGCCGCTGCTCGGTGCTCCCCGTCCCGGGGAGGCGCTGTACCGGGTCACCGAGGTCCTTCTCGGAGCGAAGACCGGTCGCACCTGCCACCGCGCGCCCCCTGCGGTCTCGATCGGGCGGACGGGCTGTGACATGAACTTCGGGGACGATCCGCTCCTTGCGGCGCGGCACGCGGAGGTCCGGCTGGCGGAGGACGGCGCCGCGACGCTCGTCGACCTCGGCGAGGGTGCATCCGGCGTATTCTTGCGCATACGGGCGCAGCAGCCCGTCGAGTTGCAGGCCGGCGACGTGGTCCGGATCGGGGACCAGCGCCTCCGCGTCGAAGTCGGGTAA